The Deinococcus radiotolerans genome segment CGACATCCTGACCCTCACGCCCGCGGGCCTGGAGCAGTCCGACGCACTGGGGCCGTGGCTGTACTCGGCGGCCGTGAACGACCTGAGCGGAGCGTTCGAGTGGCGGTAGAGGCTGCCCGGCCCGCGCTGGAGCACCTGACGGTGCTGTACCGGGGGCCGCTGGCCAGCTGCAACTACGGCTGCCCGTACTGCCCGTTCGCCAAGCGCCGTGAGTCCCCCGATGAGCACGAGGCCGACCGGGCCGCGCTGGAACGCTTCGTGGCGTGGGTCGAGGCGCAGCCCTTCGACGTCTCGGTGCTGTTCACGCCGTGGGGGGAGGCGCTGATCTGGCCGCGCTACCAGCAGGCCATGGCGCGCCTGGGCCGCCTGAATCACGTGCGGCAGGTGGCGATCCAGACGAACCTCAGCGGCCCGCTCGGGTGGCTGGCGGACGCCGACCGCACGCGCGTGGGCCTGTGGGCCACGTACCACCCGGGCGAGGTGAGCCGCGCGCGCTTCCTGGCCCGCACCCGCGAACTGGACGCGCTGGGCGCACGCTACAGCGTGGGCGCAGTGGGCGTGCCCGCGCACCTGCCGGACCTCCAGGAGCTGCGCGGCGAACTCAGGGCCGGCACGTACCTGTGGGTGAACGCCTTTCACGACGGGCGGCCCTACACCCGCGCCGAGCGCGAGGCCCTGACCCGCATTGACCCGCTGTTCGAGGTGAACACCCGCCGCTACCGCAGCCGCGGCCTGCCCTGCGCGGCGGGCGAGACGGCCATCAGCGTCGACGGGGACGGCGTGGCGAGGCGCTGTCATTTCATCCCGGCGCCGCTGGGGAACATCTACGCGCAGGACGTGCGCGACCTGCTGGCCCCGCGGCCCTGCACGCGCGCCACCTGTCACTGCCACAT includes the following:
- a CDS encoding STM4011 family radical SAM protein, which codes for MAVEAARPALEHLTVLYRGPLASCNYGCPYCPFAKRRESPDEHEADRAALERFVAWVEAQPFDVSVLFTPWGEALIWPRYQQAMARLGRLNHVRQVAIQTNLSGPLGWLADADRTRVGLWATYHPGEVSRARFLARTRELDALGARYSVGAVGVPAHLPDLQELRGELRAGTYLWVNAFHDGRPYTRAEREALTRIDPLFEVNTRRYRSRGLPCAAGETAISVDGDGVARRCHFIPAPLGNIYAQDVRDLLAPRPCTRATCHCHIGYVQLPQLDAPAVYGAGLLARVPEGPAWADPAAYLDRARQLGRAGATPR